The Mycolicibacterium mucogenicum DSM 44124 genomic sequence TTGAGCCGACGGATCAACAGGATCAGTTCATCGCCGTTGACCAGCATCGAGATGAACACGTAGATGAAGATCACGGCACCGGCCAGCGCGCCGAACAGCCCGCCCGCCGCGGTCTGCAGCACGTTGAGGCCCCACTCGCCGGCGCGCTGCGCGAAGCTGACGATCCATTTCTGCACCGACTCGGGCGTCAGCGTCACGTGGTGCAGGTACGGGATTTGTGCCAGTAGGTCATTGGCGGCCTGCAGCGCCCGGGTGCCCAGCGCGCCCATGTCGTTGCGGCTGACCCAGTCCGACACGTTGCGGATCATGGTGGTGATCTGGACGACGCCGATGGCGACGGCCCCGCTGATCGGCACGACCACCACGAGTAGCGCCGCCAGCAGGGTCAGTGTGGCCGACAGGCCGGTGCTCAGCCGTGCCGACAGCCGGCGGAACAACGGGGTGAACAGATACGCCACCACTCCGGCCACCACGACCAGCATGAACTGCCCGCGCAGGAAGTACGCGCCGAATCCGACCGCCAGGATCGTCGCGATGGCGAGCGCCCGCTTCTGGGTGACCGTGAAATCGGTGTCCATGACGGTGATTCTGACGGATCTGCCGCCGGTTGTTATCCCGACGCGAGCTTGAGGATGTGGCTCATGATGTCGGGGTAGCGCTTCAGGTGGGCGCCGCCGTTGAGGTCGAGCACCTCGCCCGTCATCCATGACGACTGCTCCGAGCACAGGAACAGCACGGCGTTCGCGATGTCCTCGGGCGTACCGGCGCGGCCCAGCGCGGTGTTCTCCACGTACTCGTCGACGACGCCGGGAACCATCGCCGCACCTTCGGTCAGCGGCGTGTGCACGAAGCCCGGTGCGACGGCGTTGACGCGAATTCCCTTGGGGCCCAGCTCCAGTGCGGCCACCTCGGTCAGCATCGACAGGCCCGCCTTGGCGGCGCTGTAGGCGCTCATCCCGATCGCCGGCTGGCGCCCGTTGAGCGACGAGATGCACACCAGGGACCCGCCTTCACGGAGCTGCCGTCCGGCGTACTTGGTCACGATGAAGGAACCGGTCAGGCAGCAGTCGACGACGGCACGGAAATCTTCGACCGGCGTGTCCACGATGAGCCCGAAGGTCGAGAATCCGGCGCAGCTGACGACGGCGTCGAGCTCGCCGGCCTGCTCGAAGGCGGCGGCGACGGATGCCTCGTCGGTCACCTCGACCGTGACTGCGGTGTGCGGTTCACCGAGTTCGGCGGCGCGGGCCTCGGCGAGTTCGGCGTTCCGGTCGGCAATGGTGACGCGGTAGCCCTGCGCGGCCAGGCCCCGGGCAGTGGCCCAGCCGATACCGGATGCCCCACCGACGATGAGGGCGTTGCGCTGTGTGCTCACTGATTTCTCCCCTGCCGTGATCGACGACCGGCCAGACCGGGGCGCCGCAGTGTGAACAGATTAACAAATCTGTCTACACCCGGAGGCTCGAGTGGCGTTCAGAACTTGGATGCCAGCGCACCGTGTCAGTTATGTACTGAAAAATACAGTCGATGTACTGTGTAGTACATCGATGGCGTCCGTGAGGGACGGCACTCACCGGTTCAGGCAAGGACGGGTCCGTTGATTGTTCAGCCTTCGGTTCAGGCGCACCGCATTACGACCATGGGCCAAATCGCAGCCAGATATGGCCTTGTCGTCGTATTGGCCTGGATCGGCGTCGGCAAGTTCGTGAAGATGGAAGCTCACGTGCTGATCGAGCACAGTCCGCTGATGTCGTGGGTCTATCAGCTGCTGAGTCATCACGCCGTCGCTGCGGCATTGGGCACGGCCGAGATCGTCGCCGCGGCGCTCATTGCGGTCCGCCCGCTATGGCCGCGGCTGTCGGCGGTGGGCAGTGCGATGGCAGTGGTGCTGTTCCTCGGCACGCTGAGCTTCCTGTTCACAACTCCGGGTCTCGTAGCCGGGCATGCCGGTCCCGTGCCGATCCTGGGTGCGTTGCCAGGCCAGTTCCTGTTGAAGGATCTGGTGCTCATCGGGGTGTCCATCTGGACATTGGGTGACGCGCTCGGCCACCGCATGCCGAACCGGCCCCGCTCCTGATCGCAATCTGTTCCGGCGCAGCATAATTCACCGCGACCGACCGAATGCGGTCAGACATCGAGTGTGCGGCGTCGCGATGGGCAGCCGGCGCGCGGCAGGACAGGCGACCTGCTGCACGCCGGTGAACCGGCCGAGCGCCTATTTGGCGTTCGGGCAGGCGATGTCGACGTAGACGGTGTTCAGACCACCAGGCTCCATCGTCATCATGGTGACGTCGGACGCCGTCACCGTGACTTTCAAGCCGGAGATGCTGGCGACCTTGCACTCGGACAGCGGAACATTCGGGTGTCCCTCAAGCCAATTGATCGACACGTCGTATCCCGCCTCTTGCAGCTGCTGAACGGCGATGCTGGCTGGTCCGTTGCCGGGGGTGGGCAGGATCTGGGAGTTGGCCGCGGCGTTCGGCGCGGCCGCGAGAGTCAGCGTGGCACCGCCGACCACGGCCCAACGGATGATCTTGCCCAAGCTCAGGGTGTTGGTGGCATTGCTCATGATGTGTACTCCTCGTTTCTCGGTAGGGGCGGCAGCCCATTTCGCCGAGTAAGTGTCGGCGCGCCCCAACTTCGTTACAGCGGGTTTCCGGCGTCGTGTAACGCTCACGTGGCGGCAGCGCACTCAGTTTCGTAAGCGCCGGCGGACTTCCCGCCGCGAGGGAGCTGAAGGGGTAACCAATGACCGCGACCAAGATTCGGGACTACACACTGTCAGCGATATCAGAGGCCATCGTGAGTCGAATTGCCGGCCATCTTGCCCGCTACGGCCTTGTCGTCGTAATCGGGTGGATCGGCCTGCTGAAGTTCACTTCGTATGAGGCACAAGGTATTCAGCCGCTCGTTGCGCACAGTCCATTCATGAGTTGGATGTACGACGTCTTCTCCATCTCGACATTCTCGTCCCTGCTGGGTGTGCTCGAAGTCGGCACTGCGGTGTTGCTCGCCGTCAAGCCGTGGTGGCCGAGAGTGTCGGCGGTCGGAAGTCTGATCGCCGTCGGCTTGTTCATCGCGACGATCAGCTTTCTGTTCACCACGCCGGGGATCGGCGAGGCGGCTGCCGGTGGCTTTCCTGCGCTGTCGATGACGGGCCAGTTTCTGATCAAAGACGTTGCATTGCTCGGGATTTCCGCATGGACATTGGCTGATGCGCTGCAGGCGGGGCGGGCGGCGAATCGTGTCTGAACAGTCCTTCGATTTTGGCGGCCTGCGTGCGCTGTTCATCAACTGCACCCTCAAGAGATCGCCTGAGGTCAGCAATACCGAAGGTTTGATCGACATCAGCAGTCGCATCATGGTGGCCAACGGAGTCGAGGTCGAGGTGGTGCGCGCCGTCGACCACGACATCGCCACCGGCGTGTGGCCGGACATGCGGCAGCACGGGTGGGCCACTGATGACTGGCCCGCGATCTTCGGCAAGGTGCTGGCTGCCGACATCTTGGTGCTCGCCGGACCGATTTGGTTGGGCGACAACAGTTCTGTGATGAAGCGCGTACACGAACGGCTCTACGGAGGTTCGCATCTGCTCAATGACGCCGGGCAGTATCTGTACTACGGCCGGGTCGGAGGCTGCCTGATCACCGGCAACGAGGACGGCGTCAAGCATTGTGCGCAGAACGTGCTCTATACGTTGCAGCACATTGGATACACCATTCCGCCGCAGGCCGACGCCGGCTGGATCGGGGAGGCTGGCCCGGGTCCGTCCTACCTCGACCCGGGTTCGGGCGGACCGGAGAACGACTTCACCAACCGAAACACCACGTTCATGACGTGGAACCTGATGCACGTGGCGCGGATGCTGCGTCATGGCGGCGGCATCCCGGCCTACGGCAATGTTCGGTCCGGATGGGACGCTGGTTGCCGGTACGACTTCACCAATCCCGAGTATCGCTGAGCGACTATGCTCCCGGTCATCATGACCAGAGTCGTAGGTGACGAAGACGCTCTCGTCGCCGCGTTGAAGCGCGGCGACGAGAGCGCGTTCGTCGAGCTGGTGGATCGCCACACTCCGGCGCTGCTACGGGTTGCGCAAGGTTATGTACCTACCCGGGAGATTGCCGAGGATGTCGTACAGGACACCTGGATCGCATTGCTCAAGGGGATCGGCTCGTTCGAAGGCAGATCCTCCTTGCGCACTTGGCTTTTCGCGATCTTGATCAATATTGCCAAGAATCGGGGTGTCCGTGAACGCCGGGACGCCGATCTGGCGGTGGTTGCATTCACCGGTGGAACCGTCGACCCCGCGCGGTTTCGTGGCACTGACGACCCCTACCCCGGGCACTGGCTGCCGACCGCCGCACCGTCGCCGTTCCCGGATAGCCCCGAGGGATCTGTCCTCGGTCAGGAACTGATCACGGTCGCCCGGCAGGGGCTCGACAAACTGCCCGAACGCCAACGTGTCGTGGTGACGATGCGTGACATGCTGGGATTGGACTCCGACGAGGTCTGCGAGCTGCTCGAGATCACCGCAGCCAACCAGCGCGTCCTGCTCCATCGAGGCCGCGCCGCCGTCCGGCAGGTGCTCGAGGACTATCTGAGGGATACGGCATGACGACCAATCCGATTGACTGCAACGAACTCGTCGAGTTGGTGACGTCTTACCTCGACGGAACTCTCGATCTGGAGGACCGGGCGCGCTTCGACATGCACCTGCTCGAATGTGACGGCTGTGAGAACTACCTTCAACAGTTCCGCAGCACTATCGCGACCGTCGGCAAGATCGGTGCGGATGAGTTCGACCCCGGCTTCCGGAACCGTCTGATCGACGCATTCCGCAACTGGCGCTGAAGATTCAGGGCGGCG encodes the following:
- a CDS encoding flavodoxin family protein gives rise to the protein MSEQSFDFGGLRALFINCTLKRSPEVSNTEGLIDISSRIMVANGVEVEVVRAVDHDIATGVWPDMRQHGWATDDWPAIFGKVLAADILVLAGPIWLGDNSSVMKRVHERLYGGSHLLNDAGQYLYYGRVGGCLITGNEDGVKHCAQNVLYTLQHIGYTIPPQADAGWIGEAGPGPSYLDPGSGGPENDFTNRNTTFMTWNLMHVARMLRHGGGIPAYGNVRSGWDAGCRYDFTNPEYR
- a CDS encoding anti-sigma factor family protein → MTTNPIDCNELVELVTSYLDGTLDLEDRARFDMHLLECDGCENYLQQFRSTIATVGKIGADEFDPGFRNRLIDAFRNWR
- a CDS encoding RNA polymerase sigma factor, encoding MLPVIMTRVVGDEDALVAALKRGDESAFVELVDRHTPALLRVAQGYVPTREIAEDVVQDTWIALLKGIGSFEGRSSLRTWLFAILINIAKNRGVRERRDADLAVVAFTGGTVDPARFRGTDDPYPGHWLPTAAPSPFPDSPEGSVLGQELITVARQGLDKLPERQRVVVTMRDMLGLDSDEVCELLEITAANQRVLLHRGRAAVRQVLEDYLRDTA
- a CDS encoding SDR family NAD(P)-dependent oxidoreductase, with amino-acid sequence MSTQRNALIVGGASGIGWATARGLAAQGYRVTIADRNAELAEARAAELGEPHTAVTVEVTDEASVAAAFEQAGELDAVVSCAGFSTFGLIVDTPVEDFRAVVDCCLTGSFIVTKYAGRQLREGGSLVCISSLNGRQPAIGMSAYSAAKAGLSMLTEVAALELGPKGIRVNAVAPGFVHTPLTEGAAMVPGVVDEYVENTALGRAGTPEDIANAVLFLCSEQSSWMTGEVLDLNGGAHLKRYPDIMSHILKLASG
- a CDS encoding DUF417 family protein, with product MGQIAARYGLVVVLAWIGVGKFVKMEAHVLIEHSPLMSWVYQLLSHHAVAAALGTAEIVAAALIAVRPLWPRLSAVGSAMAVVLFLGTLSFLFTTPGLVAGHAGPVPILGALPGQFLLKDLVLIGVSIWTLGDALGHRMPNRPRS
- a CDS encoding YkgB family protein, giving the protein MTATKIRDYTLSAISEAIVSRIAGHLARYGLVVVIGWIGLLKFTSYEAQGIQPLVAHSPFMSWMYDVFSISTFSSLLGVLEVGTAVLLAVKPWWPRVSAVGSLIAVGLFIATISFLFTTPGIGEAAAGGFPALSMTGQFLIKDVALLGISAWTLADALQAGRAANRV